From a single Shewanella donghaensis genomic region:
- the purM gene encoding phosphoribosylformylglycinamidine cyclo-ligase, with protein MTTPTPLSYKDAGVDIDAGNALVDNIKTAVKRTHRPEVMGNLGGFGALCELPTKYKHPVLVSGTDGVGTKLRLAIDYKKHDTVGVDLVAMCVNDLIVSGAEPLFFLDYYATGKLDVETATSVVNGIAEGCFQSGCALIGGETAEMPGMYEGEDYDLAGFCVGVAEKENLIDGTKVKSGDALIALGSTGPHSNGYSLIRKVLEVSKADPKQDLAGKPLIDHLLEPTRIYVKPLLKLLEQTEVHAMAHITGGGFWENIPRVLPADCKAVVKGDSWQWPVVFDWLMENGNIEQFEMYRTFNCGVGMIIALPAENVDAALTLLKAEGENAWLIGDIAARQGDEEQVEIN; from the coding sequence GTGACTACTCCTACACCACTTAGTTACAAAGATGCTGGCGTTGATATTGATGCTGGTAATGCATTAGTCGATAACATTAAAACTGCGGTAAAGCGCACTCATCGTCCAGAAGTTATGGGCAATTTAGGTGGTTTCGGCGCATTGTGCGAGTTACCCACTAAATATAAACATCCAGTTTTAGTTTCTGGTACTGACGGCGTTGGTACAAAGTTACGCTTAGCCATTGATTACAAAAAGCATGACACTGTTGGTGTCGATTTAGTTGCTATGTGTGTTAATGACTTAATCGTATCTGGTGCTGAACCATTATTTTTCCTTGATTACTACGCAACCGGCAAACTTGATGTTGAAACAGCAACATCCGTTGTTAACGGTATCGCTGAAGGTTGTTTTCAGTCGGGCTGTGCACTAATCGGTGGTGAAACTGCTGAAATGCCAGGCATGTACGAAGGTGAAGATTACGATTTAGCCGGCTTTTGTGTTGGCGTTGCTGAAAAAGAAAACCTCATCGATGGTACTAAAGTAAAATCAGGCGATGCACTAATTGCACTGGGTTCTACTGGTCCTCATTCAAATGGTTATTCTTTAATTCGTAAAGTACTTGAAGTGAGCAAAGCGGATCCTAAGCAAGATTTAGCCGGTAAGCCGCTCATTGACCATCTTTTAGAGCCAACAAGAATTTACGTTAAGCCATTATTAAAATTGCTAGAACAAACTGAAGTTCATGCAATGGCTCACATCACTGGTGGTGGATTCTGGGAAAATATTCCTCGTGTACTTCCTGCTGATTGTAAAGCCGTCGTCAAAGGTGACTCTTGGCAGTGGCCTGTTGTTTTCGATTGGTTAATGGAAAACGGCAATATCGAACAATTTGAAATGTACCGCACCTTTAACTGTGGTGTTGGTATGATTATCGCTCTTCCTGCAGAAAATGTTGATGCTGCATTAACATTGTTAAAAGCTGAAGGCGAAAACGCTTGGTTAATCGGTGATATTGCTGCTCGTCAAGGCGACGAAGAGCAAGTGGAGATTAACTAA
- the upp gene encoding uracil phosphoribosyltransferase produces MKVVEVKHPLIRHKVGLMREADISTKRFRELATEVGSLLTYEATSDFETEKVTIEGWNGPVEIEQIKGKKVTVVPILRAGLGMMDGVLEHMPSAKISVVGIYRDEETLEPVPYFDKLVSNVDERVAIVVDPMLATGGSMIATIDLLKSRGCVSIKALVLVAAPEGIKALEIAHPDIELYTASIDDCLNEQGYILPGLGDAGDKIFGTK; encoded by the coding sequence ATGAAAGTCGTTGAAGTAAAACATCCGCTTATTCGCCATAAAGTTGGCTTAATGCGTGAAGCTGATATTAGTACTAAAAGGTTTCGTGAGCTTGCCACAGAAGTTGGTAGTTTATTAACTTATGAAGCTACTTCTGATTTTGAAACAGAGAAAGTGACCATCGAAGGTTGGAACGGTCCTGTTGAAATTGAGCAAATCAAAGGTAAGAAGGTCACCGTTGTTCCTATCCTGCGAGCTGGTCTTGGTATGATGGATGGTGTTCTCGAACATATGCCAAGTGCAAAAATCTCAGTTGTCGGTATTTACCGCGATGAAGAAACACTTGAGCCAGTACCTTATTTTGACAAGCTTGTTAGTAATGTCGATGAGCGTGTAGCGATTGTTGTTGACCCAATGCTTGCAACTGGCGGCTCAATGATTGCGACTATCGACTTATTGAAAAGTCGTGGTTGTGTGTCAATTAAAGCCTTAGTGCTTGTTGCTGCGCCAGAAGGTATTAAAGCGCTAGAGATTGCTCATCCAGACATTGAGCTTTATACCGCATCTATTGATGATTGCTTAAATGAACAAGGTTATATTTTACCTGGTTTAGGTGATGCGGGTGACAAAATATTTGGAACTAAATAA
- a CDS encoding Na+/H+ antiporter family protein yields MNAVVIAVTLMLALSLMRVNVVIALTVSALAAGLFGGLDIHQTITAFNDGLGGGAQIALSYALLGAFAAALSHSGLTTLISHSIIKKVGKEPNSTNTLVVRWLILVAILSMAISSQNILPIHIAFIPILIPPLLHVLSKLQIDRRLVACIITFGLVTTYMILPIGFGGIFLNDILLANLNNNGLGAVKEQIPMAMMLPALGMITGLLVAVFITYRKPRQYAITEVESAEKEVSINKKTIFISLFAIFATLVVQLQTDSMIFGALTGFIIFRFSGIIKPDVRQDMFNQGVLMMANIGFIMIAAAGFAAVVKSTGEVSTLVTSLGDIIGDNKALAALLMLIVGLLITMGIGSSFSTIPIIATIYVPLALTFGFSVAATIALVGTAAALGDAGSPASDSTLGPTAGLNADGQHDHIRDSVIPTFIHYNIPLIGFGWIAAMVL; encoded by the coding sequence ATGAATGCAGTCGTAATTGCTGTCACCTTAATGCTTGCATTAAGTCTCATGCGTGTGAATGTTGTCATTGCGCTTACTGTTAGTGCCCTTGCAGCGGGTCTTTTTGGTGGTTTAGATATCCATCAAACAATCACAGCGTTTAATGATGGACTTGGAGGCGGGGCTCAAATCGCGTTAAGTTATGCGTTGTTAGGTGCTTTTGCTGCAGCATTGTCCCATTCTGGTTTAACCACACTTATTTCACACAGTATAATTAAGAAAGTAGGCAAAGAGCCGAACAGTACTAATACGCTAGTCGTACGCTGGTTAATCTTGGTCGCTATTCTATCAATGGCAATCAGCTCACAGAATATTTTACCTATCCATATCGCATTCATCCCGATCCTCATTCCACCACTTTTACACGTATTAAGTAAATTGCAGATAGATCGTCGTTTGGTGGCTTGTATCATTACATTTGGTCTTGTAACCACTTATATGATTTTACCTATCGGTTTTGGCGGGATCTTCTTAAATGATATCTTACTGGCTAATTTGAACAATAACGGCTTAGGTGCAGTTAAAGAACAAATCCCTATGGCAATGATGCTGCCAGCGTTAGGTATGATTACCGGTTTATTAGTCGCTGTTTTCATTACTTACCGCAAGCCTCGTCAATATGCGATAACTGAAGTTGAATCAGCAGAAAAAGAAGTCAGCATTAATAAGAAAACCATCTTCATTTCACTATTTGCCATTTTTGCTACCTTAGTGGTGCAACTGCAGACTGATTCAATGATTTTTGGTGCCTTAACCGGTTTTATCATCTTTAGATTCTCAGGCATTATTAAGCCCGATGTTAGACAAGATATGTTTAACCAAGGCGTATTGATGATGGCAAATATTGGTTTTATTATGATTGCTGCCGCGGGCTTTGCAGCGGTGGTAAAATCTACCGGTGAAGTCAGCACCTTAGTGACTTCATTAGGCGATATCATTGGTGATAATAAAGCGCTTGCGGCATTACTAATGCTCATTGTGGGCTTATTAATTACCATGGGGATTGGCTCTTCTTTCTCTACGATCCCCATTATTGCCACTATATATGTACCACTTGCACTGACATTCGGTTTTTCTGTGGCGGCAACCATTGCATTAGTCGGCACAGCTGCGGCACTTGGAGATGCAGGCTCCCCAGCATCAGATTCAACCTTAGGGCCTACGGCTGGTTTGAACGCTGATGGCCAACATGATCATATTCGTGACAGTGTTATTCCAACATTTATTCATTACAACATCCCACTGATTGGATTCGGTTGGATTGCAGCAATGGTGTTGTAG
- a CDS encoding peroxiredoxin: MSVLVGRPAPDFTAAAVLGTGEIVDSFNLSTAIKGKPAVVFFYPLDFTFVCPSELIAFDHRIEEFTKRGVEVIGVSIDSQFSHNAWRNTSVDKGGIGEVNYTLVADVKHEICKAYDVEHPEAGVAFRASFLIDKEGQVRHQVVNDLPLGRNVDEMLRMIDALQFHEEHGEVCPAGWEKGDKGMTATTEGVASYLKDNSDQL; encoded by the coding sequence ATGAGCGTATTAGTAGGCCGTCCGGCCCCAGATTTTACTGCCGCAGCGGTTCTTGGTACTGGTGAGATTGTTGATAGTTTTAACCTATCTACAGCGATTAAAGGTAAGCCAGCAGTTGTTTTCTTCTACCCACTCGATTTCACTTTCGTGTGTCCTTCAGAGTTGATTGCATTTGATCACCGTATTGAAGAGTTCACTAAACGTGGTGTTGAAGTTATCGGTGTTTCAATCGATTCTCAGTTCTCACACAACGCTTGGAGAAACACTTCAGTAGATAAAGGCGGTATTGGCGAAGTTAACTACACACTAGTTGCTGACGTTAAACACGAAATCTGTAAAGCATACGATGTTGAGCATCCAGAAGCAGGTGTTGCTTTCCGTGCTTCTTTCTTAATTGACAAAGAAGGTCAGGTTCGTCATCAAGTGGTTAACGATCTTCCACTAGGTCGTAACGTTGATGAAATGCTGCGTATGATCGACGCATTACAATTCCACGAAGAGCATGGTGAAGTTTGTCCAGCTGGTTGGGAAAAAGGCGATAAAGGTATGACTGCAACAACTGAAGGTGTTGCTTCTTACTTAAAAGATAATTCTGACCAGCTTTAA
- the rnt gene encoding ribonuclease T, whose translation MSDICDANKFKHRFRGYFPVVIDVETAGFNAATDALLEIAVTTLKMNDDGVIELDKTIHFHIEPFEGANLEPEALAFNGIDPTNPLRGAIDEKQAFLEIFKMVKKAQKAVDCHRSIIVAHNAAFDIGFVNKAIERCDLKRSPFHPFATFDTATLAGLAIGHTVLAKACKMAGIDFDNKEAHSALYDTERTAELFCYIVNRWKALGGWPMPTADETEDGEDKEKLVESTSAESTETNSIESDSE comes from the coding sequence ATGAGCGATATCTGCGACGCAAACAAATTCAAACACCGCTTTAGAGGTTACTTCCCTGTCGTCATCGATGTTGAGACTGCTGGATTTAATGCTGCAACTGATGCGTTGCTAGAAATAGCTGTCACCACCCTTAAAATGAATGATGATGGAGTAATCGAATTAGATAAAACGATTCACTTTCATATAGAGCCTTTTGAAGGGGCTAACCTTGAGCCTGAAGCATTAGCGTTTAATGGTATTGATCCAACTAATCCATTACGCGGTGCTATTGATGAGAAACAAGCTTTTCTCGAAATTTTTAAGATGGTGAAGAAAGCCCAAAAAGCGGTTGATTGCCATCGAAGCATCATTGTGGCCCATAACGCGGCATTTGATATTGGCTTTGTGAATAAAGCCATTGAACGTTGTGATTTAAAACGTTCACCTTTCCACCCTTTTGCGACTTTTGATACTGCAACACTTGCAGGTCTTGCTATTGGACATACCGTATTAGCTAAAGCTTGTAAGATGGCAGGTATCGATTTTGATAACAAAGAAGCACATTCAGCACTATACGACACAGAACGCACGGCTGAGTTATTTTGTTACATCGTCAATAGATGGAAAGCGCTAGGTGGTTGGCCAATGCCAACAGCTGATGAAACAGAAGATGGGGAAGATAAAGAGAAACTTGTTGAGTCAACGAGTGCTGAATCTACCGAAACAAATTCTATCGAGTCTGACTCAGAGTAA
- a CDS encoding flagellar protein MotY, whose translation MWRNLLLLSSFCFVSSAQADLQHYVASLDNSMWRISENSPIECRLEHDIPDYGKAIFTSTAGKDLNLNFTLDMWNKPDQITDAHLISKAPQWRPGVNAKEITKLQYHKQFNGEVPKKAAWSMLSELSKGMQPTFYYADWYNQSDKVAVGLSAANFGGQYRQFRSCLSTLLPYSFDDIAFTVLNYEEGGTQLTRFSKHQLSRVQEYLSYDSDVDLVFVDAYTDSYGGRSTNQRVSDKRADNVADILVASGIEQSRIHKTGHGERRHVASNQLTEERARNRRVVIKISKSI comes from the coding sequence ATGTGGCGTAACCTTCTTTTATTATCGAGTTTTTGTTTTGTCTCTTCAGCGCAAGCTGATTTGCAACACTATGTAGCATCCCTAGATAACTCAATGTGGCGTATTAGTGAGAATAGCCCCATCGAATGTCGCCTCGAGCACGATATCCCAGATTATGGCAAAGCCATTTTTACTAGCACAGCGGGCAAAGATTTAAATTTGAATTTCACGTTAGATATGTGGAATAAGCCTGATCAAATAACCGATGCACACCTTATCAGTAAGGCACCACAATGGCGCCCAGGTGTAAACGCGAAAGAAATTACCAAACTTCAATACCATAAACAGTTTAATGGTGAAGTACCAAAGAAAGCTGCCTGGTCTATGCTGTCTGAGTTAAGTAAAGGTATGCAACCCACCTTTTACTATGCTGATTGGTATAACCAGTCGGATAAAGTGGCAGTAGGGCTGTCTGCGGCAAATTTTGGTGGCCAATATCGCCAGTTTCGTTCTTGTTTATCAACCTTATTACCGTACAGTTTTGATGATATAGCTTTTACTGTATTGAATTATGAAGAAGGTGGCACACAACTTACTCGTTTCTCTAAACATCAGTTAAGTCGTGTACAGGAATATTTGTCATATGATTCAGATGTGGATTTAGTTTTTGTTGATGCATATACAGACAGTTATGGCGGTCGCTCAACTAACCAAAGAGTTTCAGATAAGCGTGCAGATAACGTGGCTGACATATTAGTCGCAAGCGGAATCGAACAAAGTCGAATCCATAAAACGGGCCACGGAGAAAGAAGGCACGTGGCGTCGAATCAATTAACTGAAGAAAGAGCGCGTAACCGAAGGGTCGTGATCAAAATATCCAAGTCTATTTAA
- a CDS encoding prolyl oligopeptidase family serine peptidase: MIIKTPLLKGSLLAIVLATAVAGCQHAPDSEVDKVIDSTKYSYPNTREQNLVETIHGVSVADPFRHLEENTPETESWVKAQQDFGQQYLNNITNKQAVVDRITELWNFEKVSAPFENGQNTFFYRNDGLQSQSVLYVTDKAGNTKAILNPNTLSDNGTVALSGVSVSNDGKTLAYGVSKSGSDWQQWKFIDIESGEALTDTLDWIKFSSANWDSDNQGVYYSRYDAPAGGDVLADVNFNQKVYYHKLGTPQSEDTLIYDRPQNKDWGFSAEVTEKGDYLLLSISQGTDSRNRFFYKSLAESNTDVVELIADLEAEYIFLGNDNQFFYFKTDLNAPNGKVIAININRPEKSQWQTIIEESADPINDIAIVHDHFVVSYLHDVLGKVSIYGLNGTKRQDVALPGKGRVLGPYGKRSKDYFYFAFNSYVQPQTIYKFDFRTGETSLYNQPKVSFNPDDYVSEQVFYTSKDGTRIPMMVSYKKGVTLNGENPTLLYAYGGFAISITPRFSPANIAWLDMGGVYAVPSIRGGAEYGESWHQAGMFDKKQNVFDDYYAAAEYLIEKGYTNKSKLGAYGRSNGGLLMGAVLTQRPDLFAAVLPAVGVLDMLRFQKFTIGWAWTSEYGSAEVAEQFPALLAYSPYHNVKQGNYPATMVMTADHDDRVVPLHSFKFAAMMQKYQQADKPVIMRIESNAGHGAGKPTAMKIDESADIYSFLWQSFGLSIPAKID, encoded by the coding sequence ATGATAATAAAAACCCCCTTATTAAAAGGTTCACTGCTCGCAATTGTACTGGCTACTGCGGTGGCAGGTTGCCAGCATGCCCCAGATAGCGAAGTCGATAAAGTGATCGATAGCACTAAATATTCTTATCCAAATACGCGAGAGCAAAACTTAGTCGAGACAATTCATGGTGTCAGTGTTGCTGATCCATTTCGGCATTTAGAAGAGAACACACCCGAAACTGAATCATGGGTAAAAGCACAGCAAGATTTTGGTCAGCAATATTTAAATAATATTACTAACAAGCAGGCTGTTGTTGATCGTATTACTGAACTATGGAATTTTGAAAAAGTATCAGCGCCATTTGAGAATGGTCAAAATACCTTTTTCTACCGCAACGATGGTTTGCAGTCTCAGTCTGTTTTATATGTCACCGATAAAGCGGGTAACACCAAAGCCATACTTAACCCAAACACCTTATCAGATAATGGAACTGTTGCGCTTTCTGGCGTTTCTGTAAGTAATGACGGTAAAACCCTGGCTTATGGGGTTTCTAAGTCTGGCTCAGATTGGCAGCAATGGAAATTTATTGATATTGAATCTGGTGAAGCACTGACAGACACATTGGATTGGATTAAGTTTTCCTCAGCGAATTGGGATTCAGACAATCAAGGTGTTTATTATTCTCGATACGATGCACCAGCAGGTGGTGATGTATTGGCGGATGTGAATTTCAATCAAAAGGTTTATTATCATAAGCTTGGTACACCACAGAGTGAAGACACGCTTATCTATGATCGTCCTCAAAATAAAGATTGGGGATTTTCAGCTGAAGTGACCGAGAAGGGGGATTATCTATTGCTGTCTATCTCGCAAGGCACTGATAGCCGAAATCGATTTTTTTACAAATCCTTAGCTGAATCTAATACAGATGTCGTAGAGCTAATTGCCGATTTAGAAGCAGAGTATATTTTCTTAGGTAACGATAACCAGTTTTTCTATTTTAAAACGGATCTAAATGCGCCTAATGGCAAAGTGATTGCGATTAATATTAATCGTCCAGAGAAATCACAATGGCAAACGATTATTGAAGAGTCAGCAGATCCCATTAATGATATTGCCATTGTGCATGACCATTTTGTCGTGAGCTACTTACATGACGTATTAGGAAAAGTATCAATATATGGTTTAAATGGAACAAAGAGACAAGATGTTGCACTTCCTGGTAAAGGTCGCGTTTTAGGACCATACGGTAAACGCAGCAAAGATTATTTCTATTTTGCTTTTAATAGTTATGTTCAACCACAAACTATTTATAAGTTTGATTTTAGAACCGGCGAAACCAGTTTATATAATCAGCCTAAAGTTTCCTTCAATCCTGATGATTACGTGTCTGAACAAGTGTTTTACACCAGTAAAGATGGCACTCGCATTCCGATGATGGTGTCGTATAAAAAAGGTGTGACCTTAAACGGTGAAAACCCGACATTACTCTATGCCTATGGTGGTTTTGCGATATCGATAACACCACGATTTAGCCCTGCGAACATCGCTTGGCTAGATATGGGCGGCGTCTATGCTGTGCCGAGTATTCGTGGCGGTGCTGAATACGGTGAGAGCTGGCATCAAGCGGGCATGTTCGATAAAAAACAAAATGTATTTGACGATTATTACGCAGCAGCTGAATATCTTATCGAGAAGGGATACACCAACAAATCAAAGTTAGGTGCCTATGGTCGAAGTAATGGCGGTTTATTGATGGGAGCAGTGTTAACCCAGCGTCCTGATCTATTTGCTGCAGTGTTACCTGCAGTTGGCGTACTTGATATGTTGCGTTTTCAAAAATTCACTATTGGTTGGGCGTGGACCAGTGAATACGGCAGTGCTGAAGTTGCTGAGCAATTTCCTGCTTTGCTAGCTTATTCGCCATATCATAATGTAAAGCAAGGTAACTACCCTGCAACTATGGTGATGACGGCCGATCATGATGATCGCGTGGTGCCGCTACATAGTTTTAAATTTGCAGCAATGATGCAAAAGTATCAGCAAGCTGATAAACCTGTGATTATGCGAATTGAATCAAATGCAGGCCATGGCGCCGGCAAACCCACAGCGATGAAGATAGACGAATCTGCCGATATCTATAGTTTTTTATGGCAAAGCTTTGGTTTATCAATCCCCGCTAAGATTGATTAA
- the ybgC gene encoding tol-pal system-associated acyl-CoA thioesterase, which translates to MMFTWPISIYYEDTDAGGVVYHSNYLNFFERARTEWLKAMGVNQSKLLAEDIAFVVKHAELDFKVAARFEQNLTVESRVIELKKASLVFKQCLVDDKGTIYCEATIIVACIALSRMRPRAIPSNIVQEFNRAS; encoded by the coding sequence ATTATGTTTACATGGCCTATTTCTATTTATTATGAAGATACCGATGCTGGTGGTGTTGTTTATCATTCAAATTATTTAAACTTTTTCGAACGTGCGCGCACGGAATGGTTAAAAGCGATGGGAGTCAATCAAAGTAAGCTATTAGCTGAAGATATCGCCTTCGTAGTGAAACATGCTGAGTTAGATTTTAAAGTTGCAGCAAGATTCGAACAGAACTTAACTGTTGAATCAAGGGTCATAGAATTAAAGAAAGCCTCTTTGGTTTTTAAGCAGTGCTTGGTTGATGATAAAGGGACGATATATTGCGAAGCTACCATTATTGTCGCGTGTATTGCTTTATCTAGAATGAGACCAAGGGCTATTCCATCTAATATTGTGCAGGAGTTTAATCGTGCAAGCTGA
- the tolQ gene encoding protein TolQ: MQAEISFIGLFLEASILVKLVMLTLLSLSIASWAVIIQRRKLLNTARAKSIKFEDTFWSGVDLNKLYKELSVRGEPLAGLEALFVAGFKEYSRLSSANSKSPEAVMDGTSRAMRVSLSREVEKLDTHLPLLATIGSTSPYIGLFGTVWGIMNSFIALGAVQNATLAMVAPGIAEALIATAMGLFAAIPAVIAYNRFSTQVEKIEMAHVNFMEEFSNILQRQAYSEKEAV, from the coding sequence GTGCAAGCTGAAATTTCATTTATTGGTCTTTTTTTAGAGGCAAGTATTCTCGTTAAACTGGTAATGCTAACGTTATTGAGTTTATCTATTGCTTCTTGGGCAGTGATTATCCAGCGCCGTAAACTGCTGAATACCGCCAGAGCTAAATCAATAAAATTTGAAGATACTTTTTGGTCTGGTGTCGATTTAAACAAACTTTATAAAGAATTGTCCGTTCGTGGTGAACCGCTTGCAGGTTTAGAAGCGTTATTTGTTGCGGGCTTTAAAGAATATTCACGTCTGAGCTCTGCAAACAGTAAATCGCCTGAAGCGGTTATGGATGGTACATCACGTGCTATGCGAGTAAGTTTATCGCGTGAAGTTGAAAAGCTTGATACACACCTTCCTTTACTCGCCACCATTGGTTCAACCAGCCCTTATATTGGCTTGTTCGGCACGGTTTGGGGCATCATGAATTCATTTATTGCATTGGGCGCAGTTCAAAATGCGACGCTTGCAATGGTAGCTCCTGGTATTGCTGAAGCCTTGATTGCAACTGCTATGGGGTTATTTGCCGCTATTCCTGCCGTTATTGCTTATAACCGCTTCTCGACACAAGTTGAAAAAATTGAAATGGCTCACGTTAACTTTATGGAAGAATTTTCTAACATATTACAGCGCCAAGCCTACAGCGAGAAGGAAGCTGTTTAA
- the tolR gene encoding protein TolR: MYQRKRRRPVAEINVVPYIDVMLVLLIIFMVTAPIVSQGVNVELPQGEAEALPAESKPPIVASIDQNGDYFLNIGSGSNNESLELDEISVQVGAMIQLEPERPVVVKADRRIPYESVIQLMVSLQGAGVPAVGLMTDSPEE, encoded by the coding sequence ATGTATCAACGTAAGCGCCGTCGTCCAGTTGCAGAAATTAACGTTGTGCCTTATATAGACGTGATGTTGGTGTTATTGATCATCTTTATGGTGACTGCACCCATCGTATCCCAAGGTGTCAATGTTGAATTACCACAGGGCGAAGCTGAGGCTTTACCCGCTGAAAGTAAGCCACCGATAGTGGCATCAATTGATCAAAACGGTGATTACTTCCTTAATATTGGTAGTGGTTCTAATAATGAGTCTCTTGAGTTAGACGAAATATCCGTTCAAGTGGGCGCCATGATCCAGCTTGAGCCAGAAAGACCTGTAGTTGTAAAAGCCGATCGCCGTATTCCTTATGAGAGCGTGATTCAATTAATGGTCAGTCTACAAGGTGCTGGTGTTCCAGCAGTAGGCTTAATGACTGATTCACCAGAGGAGTAA
- the tolA gene encoding cell envelope integrity protein TolA, whose translation MAIKSELTLPVVISAGIHIGVIVALALGISFDDKPKHMPMAQSAPVVQAVVVDQQRINDHAEKLKKQRADTQRKEKERQADLDRQAKKARDEVRKEQNRIKQLEIQRKQKEQETITANNAAKAAKQKELAEKAKAEKATAQRKQQEAERKAAEQKADEKRKREEAAAAKKREDDRKRKEEAERKRKAEDAERQRQENEMAEAMAAEQVALSATRGRQVVSEVNKYTAMITSAIQRRLIVDESMRGKSCVVNVRLAKDGFVTSSKTLSGDPVVCRAAKTAINKAGRLPVSSEADVYEKMKEINLTVSPEFN comes from the coding sequence GTGGCCATTAAATCTGAATTAACCTTACCTGTAGTCATATCTGCTGGTATACATATCGGTGTTATTGTTGCACTTGCATTGGGCATTAGTTTTGATGATAAACCAAAGCATATGCCAATGGCGCAATCGGCACCCGTTGTCCAAGCAGTGGTTGTTGATCAGCAGCGTATAAACGATCATGCTGAAAAGCTTAAAAAGCAGCGTGCAGATACCCAGCGTAAAGAAAAAGAGCGTCAAGCAGATTTAGATAGGCAGGCTAAAAAGGCCCGAGACGAAGTTCGTAAAGAACAAAATCGTATCAAACAGCTTGAAATTCAACGTAAGCAAAAAGAACAAGAAACCATTACTGCCAATAATGCAGCTAAAGCTGCTAAACAAAAAGAGTTAGCGGAAAAAGCCAAAGCAGAAAAAGCCACTGCACAGCGTAAACAGCAAGAAGCTGAACGTAAAGCGGCTGAGCAAAAAGCAGATGAAAAGCGTAAGCGTGAAGAAGCTGCAGCAGCGAAAAAGCGTGAAGACGACAGAAAACGTAAAGAAGAGGCTGAACGTAAACGTAAAGCTGAAGACGCAGAGCGTCAACGTCAAGAAAATGAAATGGCAGAAGCAATGGCTGCTGAGCAGGTCGCTTTATCCGCCACTCGTGGAAGGCAAGTTGTATCAGAAGTTAATAAATACACTGCAATGATTACATCAGCAATACAACGACGTTTAATTGTCGATGAATCAATGCGAGGAAAGAGCTGTGTAGTTAACGTTCGCTTGGCTAAAGATGGCTTTGTGACTTCAAGTAAAACATTAAGCGGTGATCCTGTGGTTTGCCGTGCAGCAAAAACTGCAATAAACAAAGCAGGGCGTTTACCCGTTTCTTCCGAAGCTGATGTATATGAAAAAATGAAAGAAATTAACTTAACCGTATCACCGGAATTTAATTAA